In Chanodichthys erythropterus isolate Z2021 chromosome 11, ASM2448905v1, whole genome shotgun sequence, a single window of DNA contains:
- the LOC137031003 gene encoding macrophage mannose receptor 1-like, with protein MQDGIKSFWIGMHRSHTGEWMWIDNTVVDYTNWKPRMPNEAGYCVEVQSSTGMWSTTNCNAYRPYICKTAKVIPPTEKPSLPLAVVEDAPHGSAGIAVGVVLVIIAVAGLATFLFLKRSPRPVFGECTFDNRLYINSDLTRPPATIDTKGLVANIEQNEHA; from the exons ATGCAGGATGGAATCAAATCGTTCTGGATTGGCATGCACCGCAGTCATACGG gTGAATGGATGTGGATTGATAATACGGTGGTAGATTACACAAACTGGAAACCCCGGATGCCAAATGAAGCTGGTTATTGTGTGGAGGTCCAGTCGAGCACTGGAATGTGGAGTACTACAAACTGCAATGCTTACAGACCTTATATTTGCAAGACTGCAAAAG TTATACCACCAACAGAGAAACCATCATTACCAC TCGCTGTGGTAGAAGATGCTCCTCATGGCTCTGCGGGCATCGCAGTTGGGGTCGTCTTGGTCATAATTGCAGTGGCAGGGCTTGCCACATTTCTGTTTCTAAAGAGAAGCCCCAGGCCTGTGTTTGGAGAGTGTACGTTTGACAACAGACTCTATATCAACTCTGACCTGACACGGCCTCCTGCCACTATTGACACAAAGGGACTTGTCGCCAACATCGAACAGAATGAGCAtgcctaa